One region of gamma proteobacterium HIMB55 genomic DNA includes:
- a CDS encoding CDP-diacylglycerol--glycerol-3-phosphate 3-phosphatidyltransferase (PFAM: CDP-alcohol phosphatidyltransferase~TIGRFAM: CDP-diacylglycerol--glycerol-3-phosphate 3-phosphatidyltransferase): protein MRWTLPNILTLLRVGCIPLMVAAFYLAGPYSGFLSALIFLIAAITDWFDGWLARTLNQESEFGAFMDPVADKLIVATALVLLVAHYDNMWITLAAMVIIGREILVSALREWMARSGRSESVAVTIVAKFKTTLQMTAITILLWRSDEGPSDTWLLAGYVAMVIAVVLTLWSMWSYLQVMLGSSGNNETA from the coding sequence GTGCGTTGGACGCTTCCTAATATCCTCACTTTATTGCGCGTTGGCTGTATCCCGCTAATGGTGGCGGCGTTTTATCTGGCGGGACCTTACTCTGGCTTTCTGTCGGCGCTCATTTTTTTGATAGCGGCGATCACTGATTGGTTCGACGGTTGGCTTGCGCGTACGCTAAACCAGGAGAGTGAGTTCGGTGCCTTTATGGACCCGGTGGCAGACAAATTAATCGTCGCTACAGCGTTGGTTCTGTTAGTGGCGCATTACGACAATATGTGGATAACGCTCGCGGCGATGGTCATCATCGGTCGTGAAATTCTGGTCAGCGCATTGCGCGAGTGGATGGCTCGTAGCGGGCGTAGCGAGTCTGTGGCCGTGACCATCGTTGCGAAATTCAAGACAACGCTTCAAATGACGGCCATAACCATTTTACTGTGGCGCTCCGATGAGGGCCCCAGTGATACGTGGCTATTGGCGGGTTACGTCGCCATGGTCATTGCTGTTGTTTTGACGCTGTGGTCAATGTGGAGCTACTTACAGGTCATGCTGGGCAGCTCAGGTAACAACGAAACTGCTTGA